One part of the Phycisphaeraceae bacterium genome encodes these proteins:
- the tadA gene encoding Flp pilus assembly complex ATPase component TadA produces the protein MARSRKKLGEILVGWGAVTQAQVDKALEAGKASRKRIGESLVDLGFVTEDQVAKALANQFGMEYVDLSADGVASRIDSKLIPEDLIKKHLILPLAKAGGRLQLVIHDPMDLELQDMLRFRLNVEIDPRLSGRGQIKKFIDTKLKADNKLIGANESLVTESIDRTIDRSVDRSVDKSIDIAAEEAPIVRLCTRILTEAVKMRASDVHIEPMADRVRLRYRIDGVCIERDNLPKRMQNSVLSRFKLMSGMNIAEKRVPQDGRIKIPVDDVSIDFRVSACPVYHGESVVLRILRPDSVRIGLVNLGFEEENLAVFNRIIRRPNGIFLVTGPTGSGKTTTLYSALDVLNRPDKKIITAEDPIEYNFEGINQVQVNEKIGLGFPTILRTMLRQAPNIILVGEIRDREVGEIAIQAALTGHLVFSTLHTNDAPSAITRLIDMGIKPFLVASSIQAVMAQRLIRVLCKQCKAPDPEPDHKFLALTDISPEEAAGRVLKPVGCSNCNNTGFRGRQAIFEMMQMNSEIRELAFNKASISQLRKAAINNGMRSLVHDGKLKVLRGVTTPDEIAKMAQVDADMATVEAQEV, from the coding sequence TCGGGTTTGTCACCGAGGACCAGGTGGCCAAGGCCCTGGCCAACCAGTTCGGGATGGAGTACGTCGACCTGTCGGCCGATGGGGTCGCAAGCCGCATCGACTCCAAGCTCATCCCCGAGGACCTCATCAAGAAGCACCTGATCCTGCCCCTGGCCAAGGCGGGCGGGCGCCTGCAACTGGTCATCCATGACCCCATGGACCTGGAACTGCAGGACATGCTTCGGTTCCGGCTCAATGTCGAGATCGATCCGAGGCTGTCCGGGCGGGGGCAGATCAAGAAGTTCATCGATACCAAGCTCAAGGCGGACAACAAGCTCATCGGCGCGAACGAGAGCCTGGTGACCGAGTCCATCGATCGCACGATCGATCGCTCGGTTGACCGGTCGGTTGACAAGTCGATCGATATCGCCGCAGAGGAAGCGCCGATCGTCCGCCTGTGCACCCGCATCCTCACCGAGGCGGTGAAGATGCGGGCGTCGGACGTGCACATCGAGCCGATGGCCGACCGCGTTCGGCTTCGCTACCGGATCGATGGCGTGTGTATCGAGCGGGACAACCTGCCCAAGCGCATGCAGAACTCCGTGCTCAGCCGCTTCAAGCTGATGTCTGGCATGAACATCGCCGAGAAGCGTGTGCCGCAGGACGGCCGCATCAAGATCCCGGTCGACGATGTGAGCATCGATTTCCGTGTCTCGGCGTGCCCGGTGTACCACGGCGAGTCGGTCGTGCTGCGTATTCTCCGGCCGGATTCGGTCCGGATCGGCCTGGTCAATCTCGGCTTCGAGGAAGAGAACCTCGCCGTCTTCAACCGCATCATCCGCCGGCCCAACGGCATCTTCCTCGTGACCGGCCCCACCGGCTCAGGCAAGACGACGACGCTGTACTCGGCGCTCGATGTGCTGAATCGTCCGGACAAGAAGATCATCACGGCCGAGGACCCCATCGAGTACAACTTCGAGGGGATCAACCAGGTCCAGGTGAACGAGAAGATCGGGCTGGGATTCCCGACGATCCTGCGCACGATGCTCCGCCAGGCGCCCAACATCATCCTGGTGGGCGAGATCCGCGACCGCGAGGTCGGTGAGATCGCCATCCAGGCCGCGCTTACCGGTCACCTCGTGTTCTCCACGCTGCACACCAACGACGCGCCCAGCGCGATCACGCGCCTCATCGATATGGGCATCAAGCCCTTCCTCGTGGCTTCGTCGATCCAGGCCGTCATGGCCCAGCGGCTCATCCGCGTGCTCTGCAAGCAGTGCAAGGCCCCGGATCCGGAGCCGGATCACAAGTTCCTGGCGCTTACCGATATCTCCCCCGAAGAGGCCGCCGGCCGGGTGCTCAAGCCGGTCGGGTGCTCCAACTGCAACAACACCGGGTTCCGCGGCCGCCAGGCGATCTTTGAGATGATGCAGATGAACTCGGAGATCCGTGAACTGGCGTTCAACAAGGCCTCGATCTCCCAGCTCCGCAAGGCCGCGATCAACAATGGAATGCGGTCGCTCGTTCACGACGGCAAACTCAAGGTCCTTCGCGGCGTGACGACCCCTGACGAGATCGCCAAGATGGCCCAGGTCGATGCGGACAT